One segment of Streptomyces sp. YIM 121038 DNA contains the following:
- a CDS encoding branched-chain amino acid aminotransferase, with amino-acid sequence MTTPTIELKPSSSPAQAAEREAVLANPGFGRHFTDHMVTIRWTEGRGWHDGQLVPYGPLSLDPATNVLHYAQEIFEGMKAYRQPDGSVALFRPEANARRFQSSARRLAMPELPVETFIEACDALVRQDIDWVPGHGGEESLYLRPFMIATEVGLGVKPANEYLFVVIASPAGAYFPGGVKPVSIWLSEDRVRAVPGGMGDAKTGGNYAASLLAQAEAAEKGCDQVAYLDAVEHKWVEELGGMNLYFVYGDKIVTPALSGSILEGITRDSLLSVARDLGYTSEEARVSIDQWQADTENGTLTEVFACGTAAVITPVGTVKARRGEWTQSEGRPGEVTMRLREALLDIQRGVREDQHGWMHRLG; translated from the coding sequence ATGACGACGCCCACGATCGAGCTGAAGCCCTCCTCGTCCCCGGCCCAGGCCGCGGAGCGCGAGGCGGTGCTTGCCAACCCCGGGTTCGGCCGCCACTTCACCGACCACATGGTGACGATCCGCTGGACCGAGGGCCGCGGCTGGCACGACGGCCAGCTCGTGCCCTACGGCCCGCTCTCGCTCGACCCGGCGACGAACGTCCTGCACTACGCGCAGGAGATCTTCGAGGGCATGAAGGCCTACCGCCAGCCCGACGGCTCGGTCGCCCTGTTCCGCCCCGAGGCCAACGCCCGCCGCTTCCAGTCCTCCGCGCGCCGCCTCGCCATGCCGGAGCTGCCCGTCGAGACGTTCATCGAGGCCTGCGACGCCCTCGTGCGCCAGGACATCGACTGGGTGCCGGGCCACGGCGGCGAGGAGTCCCTCTATCTGCGCCCCTTCATGATCGCGACCGAGGTGGGCCTCGGTGTGAAGCCCGCCAACGAGTACCTCTTCGTGGTCATCGCCTCCCCGGCGGGCGCCTACTTCCCCGGCGGCGTCAAGCCCGTCTCCATCTGGCTCTCCGAGGACCGCGTGCGCGCCGTCCCCGGCGGCATGGGCGACGCCAAGACCGGCGGCAACTACGCCGCGTCGCTGCTCGCGCAGGCCGAGGCCGCCGAGAAGGGCTGCGACCAGGTCGCCTACCTCGACGCCGTCGAGCACAAGTGGGTCGAGGAACTGGGCGGCATGAACCTGTACTTCGTGTACGGCGACAAGATCGTGACCCCGGCGCTCTCCGGCTCCATCCTGGAGGGCATCACCCGCGACTCCCTCCTGAGCGTCGCCCGCGACCTCGGCTACACCTCCGAGGAGGCCCGCGTCTCCATCGACCAGTGGCAGGCCGACACGGAGAACGGCACGCTCACGGAGGTCTTCGCCTGCGGCACGGCCGCCGTGATCACGCCCGTCGGCACCGTCAAGGCGCGGCGCGGCGAGTGGACGCAGAGCGAGGGCCGGCCCGGTGAGGTCACCATGAGGCTCCGCGAGGCGCTGCTCGACATCCAGCGCGGCGTGCGCGAGGACCAGCACGGCTGGATGCACCGCCTGGGCTGA
- a CDS encoding TetR family transcriptional regulator: protein MDTARADAPLSLRERKKLRTRQALVDTALELFTARGFDHVTLDELCEAVEVSKRTFFRTFTSKEDVATAPLHDLWTVFLDELDGADADGGPLSELLRDALLAALGRMPGEEWAHRVLLSRRLAARNPSMDAHGLAFCDRTGRAALEVVVRRFDLGGAAHDPDLLRAHLAVDLLVAAWHRGLEAWTAEPGTPRRAGLAAAFRRACAALPESLTLTAGPKPD from the coding sequence ATGGACACCGCCCGGGCCGACGCCCCCCTCTCCCTGCGCGAGCGCAAGAAGCTCCGCACCCGGCAGGCGCTCGTCGACACGGCCCTGGAGCTGTTCACGGCGCGCGGCTTCGACCACGTCACGCTCGACGAGCTGTGCGAGGCCGTCGAGGTGTCCAAGCGGACCTTCTTCCGCACCTTCACCAGCAAGGAGGACGTGGCGACGGCACCGCTCCACGACCTGTGGACGGTGTTCCTCGACGAGCTGGACGGGGCCGACGCCGACGGCGGTCCCCTGAGCGAACTCCTGCGTGACGCGCTGCTCGCCGCCCTCGGCCGGATGCCCGGCGAGGAGTGGGCGCACCGGGTACTGCTCAGCCGCCGCCTCGCCGCCCGCAACCCGTCGATGGACGCGCACGGCCTCGCCTTCTGCGACCGCACGGGGCGGGCCGCCCTGGAGGTCGTCGTCCGCCGCTTCGACCTCGGCGGCGCCGCGCACGACCCGGACCTGCTGCGCGCGCACCTGGCCGTCGACCTGCTCGTGGCCGCCTGGCACCGCGGCCTGGAGGCCTGGACGGCCGAGCCGGGCACGCCCCGTCGCGCGGGTCTCGCCGCCGCCTTCCGCCGCGCCTGCGCGGCCCTGCCCGAGAGCCTGACGCTCACCGCGGGCCCCAAGCCGGACTAG
- a CDS encoding zinc-binding dehydrogenase, which yields MRALLVDPSAPAGLRLGTAPDPEPAAHQALVRVTATSLNHGEVSEVVPGAEPGAVPGWDAAGHVERAAADGSGPAAGTPVVTVGEAGGWAELRAVDTGLLGVVPEGADLGALSTVPVAGASALRALHRIGPLLGRRVLVTGATGGVGRYAVQLARQGGAHVLATTGNPRAHGERLRELGAHEVLADPADAGPDVDGVVDLVGGRQLVAAYGTLAAGGTLVSVGHAGGDGEHFPYGALYGNLGRHDRAVVSFFLLGGGAPLGRDLAWLAGRVASGALDAGVAWRGPWTEAARAAEALRERRLHGKAVLDLT from the coding sequence GTGCGCGCTCTGCTCGTCGACCCTTCCGCCCCCGCCGGTCTGCGCCTGGGCACCGCCCCCGACCCCGAGCCCGCCGCCCACCAGGCCCTGGTCCGGGTGACCGCGACCTCCCTGAACCACGGCGAGGTGTCCGAGGTCGTGCCCGGCGCGGAGCCGGGCGCCGTGCCCGGCTGGGACGCGGCCGGGCATGTGGAGCGGGCGGCCGCCGACGGCTCGGGACCCGCGGCGGGCACCCCGGTGGTGACGGTGGGGGAGGCCGGGGGCTGGGCCGAACTGCGGGCGGTGGACACCGGGTTGCTCGGCGTCGTGCCCGAGGGCGCGGACCTCGGCGCCCTCAGTACGGTGCCCGTCGCCGGGGCCAGCGCGCTGCGGGCCCTGCACCGGATCGGGCCCCTGCTCGGGCGGCGCGTCCTGGTCACCGGGGCGACGGGCGGCGTCGGGCGGTACGCGGTGCAGCTCGCCCGGCAGGGCGGCGCGCACGTCCTGGCCACGACCGGGAACCCGCGGGCGCACGGGGAGCGGCTGCGGGAGCTCGGCGCGCACGAGGTCCTCGCCGACCCCGCCGACGCCGGACCGGACGTGGACGGGGTGGTGGACCTGGTGGGCGGGCGGCAGCTCGTCGCCGCGTACGGCACGCTGGCGGCCGGGGGCACGCTGGTGTCCGTGGGGCACGCGGGCGGCGACGGCGAGCACTTCCCGTACGGGGCGCTGTACGGGAACCTCGGGCGGCACGACCGGGCGGTCGTCAGCTTCTTCCTGCTGGGCGGCGGCGCCCCGCTGGGGCGGGACCTGGCCTGGCTGGCCGGCCGGGTCGCCTCCGGCGCGCTCGACGCCGGGGTGGCGTGGCGGGGCCCCTGGACCGAGGCGGCCCGGGCGGCGGAGGCCCTGCGCGAGCGGCGCCTGCACGGCAAGGCGGTCCTGGACCTGACGTAG
- a CDS encoding cytosine permease yields MPIEQRGVDTVPEEERTSGPRDVATILLGSNLCLGVVVFGWLPVSFGLTWWQSVTAVVAGTLVGTALTAPLALVSLRTGTNLSTSSGAQFGVRGRLVGSVVGLLLSLGYTALTLWIGGDVLVGTLHRLCGLPTGGLTYTVVYALLAAATVGGAVYGYQVLLRLSRVLAVGMTALLALGVAAYAPDFTTAAVPGAGGYALGSLWPTWTLALVAAGLSGPIAFITLLGDYTRYVSPARHSSGAVLRATCLGLVAGLLVPQLFGTFTAYAARAALDYAGPLVAAAPGWYLVPLPLAASAGSVGNAGLMLYSMGLDLDAIVPRASRARATCAVAAVATGCVFAGHFAWAAQDAMTSFVLLLTAVGTPWAVITLIGFARCRGVYDPEALQVFNRRARGGSYWFRGGWHPGATAAWALGAAVGLLSVSLPSYEGPLLALTGGVDVSFLLSGVVGGAAYALCPGPAPSPAEGTPPPRTPAERPAAPPSNAGRT; encoded by the coding sequence AGCGCACCAGCGGCCCCCGGGACGTGGCCACGATCCTCCTCGGCTCGAACCTCTGCCTCGGAGTGGTCGTCTTCGGCTGGCTGCCGGTGTCGTTCGGCCTCACCTGGTGGCAGTCCGTGACGGCGGTGGTCGCGGGCACGCTCGTCGGCACCGCCCTGACCGCGCCCCTCGCCCTGGTCTCGCTGCGCACCGGCACCAACCTGTCCACGTCCTCCGGCGCCCAGTTCGGCGTCCGGGGCCGACTCGTCGGCTCGGTGGTCGGCCTGCTGCTCTCGCTCGGCTACACCGCGCTGACCCTGTGGATCGGCGGCGACGTGCTGGTGGGCACCCTGCACCGGCTGTGCGGGCTGCCCACCGGCGGGCTCACCTACACCGTCGTCTACGCGCTGCTCGCGGCGGCCACGGTGGGCGGGGCCGTGTACGGCTACCAGGTGCTGCTGCGCCTGTCGCGCGTGCTCGCCGTCGGCATGACGGCGCTCCTCGCCCTCGGCGTCGCGGCCTACGCGCCCGACTTCACCACGGCCGCGGTGCCCGGAGCGGGCGGCTACGCGCTCGGCTCCCTCTGGCCGACCTGGACCCTCGCCCTGGTGGCCGCGGGCCTGTCCGGACCGATCGCCTTCATCACCCTGCTCGGCGACTACACCCGGTACGTGTCCCCCGCCCGGCACTCCTCGGGGGCGGTGCTGCGGGCGACCTGCCTGGGCCTGGTCGCGGGGCTCCTGGTCCCGCAGCTCTTCGGCACCTTCACCGCGTACGCGGCGCGGGCGGCACTCGACTACGCCGGGCCGCTGGTCGCGGCGGCGCCCGGCTGGTACCTGGTCCCGCTGCCGCTCGCCGCCTCCGCCGGGTCCGTCGGCAACGCGGGCCTGATGCTGTACTCGATGGGGCTCGACCTGGACGCGATCGTGCCGCGGGCGTCGCGGGCGCGGGCCACGTGCGCCGTGGCGGCCGTCGCCACGGGGTGCGTGTTCGCCGGGCACTTCGCCTGGGCCGCGCAGGACGCGATGACGTCGTTCGTCCTGCTGCTCACGGCCGTCGGGACGCCCTGGGCCGTCATCACGCTCATCGGCTTCGCGCGCTGTCGCGGCGTGTACGACCCGGAGGCCCTCCAGGTCTTCAACCGCCGCGCGCGGGGCGGAAGCTACTGGTTCCGGGGCGGCTGGCACCCGGGGGCCACGGCGGCGTGGGCGCTCGGCGCGGCGGTGGGCCTGCTCTCGGTGTCCCTGCCCTCCTACGAGGGGCCGCTGCTGGCCCTGACGGGCGGCGTCGACGTGAGCTTCCTGCTCTCGGGGGTGGTGGGGGGTGCCGCCTACGCACTGTGCCCCGGGCCCGCCCCTTCCCCGGCCGAGGGGACGCCGCCCCCTCGCACCCCCGCGGAGCGGCCCGCGGCCCCGCCCTCGAACGCCGGACGGACCTGA